AAGGCCCAAGACAATGCTGTAGGCCAGTTAAGCTATCCCACAGTTACCACCAATGTAACAATTGAGGAGAAAGTTGGAAATTGGCTCGATGCAGAAGTCTAAAAAGGTCCACAACTCTCTGGATGAATAATAGACTACCTGAAAAGACATATTTGACCCAGGTCTCTTTCCCCATATTATCACAATCCACCATGATCCCATGGTGTACCTTTTGTTTTACATGTGCCCCACTGTCAGGGATGTTATGCATTTCTTACTTGGAGAACACATAAGGATTTTTATTGAGGCTGTAGTTGATCATGATCGTTTGTCTGTCTCTATTACAGGACAACACCATGGAGTTTATAGAGTATGTTGCTGCGCTAAACCTTGTGCTTCGAGGACGGCTCGAGGATAAACTCAAGTGGTCTTTCAAGGTGTTTGACAACGATGACAATGGGCGACTGGACAGGCACGAGCTGAGAATAATTATAAGGGTAAGGGTTTGGGCCGAAGTGCGACCTATAGTAACATTCTAATCCAGTGTTTCTCAACATGGCTCCTGGTAGGAATGTGTTCTACAGCACACTATAGCTCATTATCAATTAGACGCTAAGCAGTGTATATCTGCTTGGGTAACCACTAAACTCAAAGCCTCTGAGAATCAGCTATTTAtcaaacagaaaaacaacaactAAGTTGAATAAACACATTTATATTGTAGATACTGCACTTTGCCCTTGCATTACCCATATAGTTAAGGTCATACAAAGGCAGAGTGCAGTATCTGCATTTTAGGGGTCATAGATCAAATCAGTGTTCATGGTTGATATGCATAAACATTACTTCACAATAAGATGATACGTCATTGCATTATCATTTATTTACCTACAACCTATTGGGATGGCTAACAAAAATACTTTAAAACCATATTTCTCAGATTCACTGTTGGCATAGTTACTGTATTGGCAGTATTGGAAGTACTCTAGTTAGAATAATTCAAATTAATTACATTTGGGCCATTTCATTCAGGCTTCTTAATCTAAGTAATTTATCGGTTAATTGAAAAGCTGTGTGCACAGTGGCTGTTCATGATCGAAGTTGAGAAACCCTGCGCTTGGACTTGAAGGCTGTAGTCCGATGCTCTACTGTTCCCCCAAAGTGTGTACTCGTATATACCCCCTTATGGATTTAAAAGCATCGAATTGGTGTAAAGAATATGGTAGGAACTTTCTCCAGCCGTACTAACCTAATGATTTAAAATGCACACATGTGGAAGGGTAGGAAATCTCTCAGACCCTTTGAGGAACCAATGTCTGCAAAACGTAACTATAACAGTTGATTGATGTAACACTCCTGTTTGTGATGTCTGTAGATCATCTACAAGATAAAGAAAGGTTCTGTCAGTGACGAGGCAGGCCAAATCCACCTTACACCTGAAGAGGTTTGTGACCGTATCTTCCAGAAAGTTGACGAGAATGGTGACGGTGAGTACTGGAGCACTTATTTGTGTATTGTGACGGACTTTAGCTGTTACTGAAGCAGGATGGTCAGATATGTCAGAAATAATGACATAGTGAGACACTATTAAAATAATGACCCATGTATGGCTTGATCTACTCAACCGATGGCGTGGGAAGTGGATGAATTGTGACTACTTATGAGATCTGAAAAATTTGGAATGAGCTATCGCCTTTAACTAATTCTtgatgatacagtataatgacagagtggatACACATTAGgtagaataataaggatctcctTGTTGTCTTTGGTTCCAGGTCAGATAACTCTGGAGGAGTTTGTGGAGGGGGCAAAGAGAGACCCCTGGGTACAAAAACTCATACGCCTGGATATCAACCCCAGTTACTGGGTCCACCAGCACCTGAGTGACAGAAAACTCCAGAGTCCAAAACAATGAACTAAAATGtcagacagggaggaagaggacattGGTTCTCTCTATTAAAGAGGATCCGAACCAAAACAACAACTTCTCTGGTTGAAAACGGCCTGTATTCATTATCATCGACTCTACTCCCATAATAGGATAACAATAGGATGATCATAAAGTCAGTATCTCTCAAAACGGGGATTTGCTAGATTTAGGAAATGAATGACGTTGCCAAATCCTTGGATATTTGAGGATTGTGTATGATTTTCAATTATTCCCAGCATACTCACTCTCCGAGGAGTCAGAAGAAAGCGGATGTTTCCAGTTTTCATGGATACAGTATTTTCaacttccatttcccctgaaaaacgGATGTGGGGACTTCGCTCAGGCATCTTTTTGCACCTGCTATATTAGGTTAGAGCATCCTGCATCCTGCATCCTGCATGATATCCAATTGTAGCAGCAGAATCAACCTACAGCCCATTTCTTTACAGACAGCAGAAATTCACATTTGAGTCATTAGCATACATCGCCTCAGGACTTATTTGATTGAGACCTTCTCCTACAATGGCCTTCTCCtacaatgggttttgagaaggaggcgaggagagaggacacgAAGAGTATGCATTTGAGATTCTCCCATTCAATTTGTCGGGACATGctctgcaaggtgtcgaaagcgttccacagcagtgctggcccatgttgactccaatgcttcccaagttggctggatgtcctttcagttggtggaccattcttgacacacaagggaaactgttgagtgtgaaaacccctgcagcgttgcagttcttgacacaaaccggtgtgcctgacacctactacaatatcctgttcaaaggcacttaaaacttttgtcttgcccattcaccctctgaatggcacacgtacacatTTCTTGTCTCAGTTGTTTCAAGGgttaacaatccttctttaacctgtctcctccccttcatctacaatgattgaagtggatttctatgtcatggaaagagaaggtgtccttaatgttttgtacactctgtgtatatgCCAATATCAAAATAAATGCAATACATTTTTTATAACATTAAGATAAGAATTGATACTGTAGTACATACCCAGCTAGCActtttggttccttggaagttgtgggaacatatgtttttggtttcccattggttctgggaacgaagccatatGTTTCCTGATCGGTACAActgaatattttttaaatgttctgagaatGGAAATAAAAATGTATCCTGTTCAGGGACGTTCATTTTTAGGTTgaagggaggttctgagaacatttgaCTATGGTTCACtaaaagttttcctgggaggttttattaacgttctgagaacagaaatgATAGTTTATTTGAAGATGATtaaataatgttctgagaacatgtttcaataacactgctagcttaagCAGTTTTGAACTCAAGCACAggtaggacacatggaaattaatCTTCTTAGACATTAATCATATAAACACATTCATTTTTTATTGTGGCACGGTGTCAGTAagattcaaacctatgatcttctgttctctattcaTGGAATTATTCCACTGCGCCACAAGGATGGCGCTAATCATGCCTTGTTTTTCTTTACTCATACAAAGCAGTTCaatttagtctattcaaacagacccccatttcaaaggaaacaagcactcattaagttcaggtgtggccaattagtgggcccagccaacacacctaaacacacttaacaagatagaggctAGACGCTGAGAACATAATGTATATGTTGACGCTGAGAACATAATGTATATGTTGACGCTGAGAACATAATGTATATGTTGACGCTGAGAACATAATGTATATGTTGACGCTGAGAACATAATGTATATGTTGACGCTGAGAACATAATGTATATGTTGACGCTGAGAACATAATGTATATGTTGACGCTGAGAACATAATGTATATGTTGACGCTGAGAACATAATGTATATGTTGACGCTGAGAACATAATGTATATGTTGACGCTGAGAACATAATGTATATGTTGACGCTGAGAACATAATGTATATGTTGACGCTGAGAACATAATGTATATGTTGACGCTGAGAACATAATGTATATGTTGACGCTGAGAACATAATGTATATGTTGACGCTGAGAACATAATGTATATGTTGACGCTGAGAACATAATGTATATGTTGACGCTGAGAACATAATGTATATGTTGACGCTGAGAACATAATGTATATGTTGACGCTGAGAACATAATGTATATGTTGACGCTGAGAACATAATGTATATGTTGACGCTGAGAACATAATGCATATGTTGACGCTGAGAACATAATGTATATGTtgttaaataacattcttagaacgttctttgaacgttactaatgttttcttaatgttctgagaacatgactttaaatagaaccctgAGAAAACCTGcagaaaacgttatgctgaagtactgaaattcccacccaagaaacatggttctcagaacattatgtgcaaCCAGGGTATCCCTTCAGCATTCCCAGAACCCTGAGGGAAGGTTGCATGCAatataaccataggacaaccatgctctcaccaagctctaacaaacatatggttctcagaatgttatgtgtTAGCTGGGTACCTTACATATtgtaaaaacaaacaacaacatatacccaatatacagtatgtccaggtacATGTGGACGTTTTCAATATATGAAATGGTAGAAACAAGTAAGCTTACCAGCCAAATACTGTAAATAACAGCAGAGACCACACACAGTGAGAATGTAGCCATTTCACAAATCATCTCCAGAGTTGCAGCCTGGATATTTCAATTGGTCACACTTTGTTTAAATAGTGCCTTTTTTCACAAATAGCCATTTAAATACTTGACAACTGTTTTCGCTGGCGATTGAGTCATAAGAGATGGTTGGTGGAAGATAATTCACAAGAACTTCAGGTAAATTATCTTTGAATACGGAGTACTGATATTTAATATGCTTTAGAAATGTTTTGAATTTAGTTTTGAATCTTCAATATTTTAGAATCTTGAAATCTGTTCTTGATTTTGAATTCTTAATAAGTGCCAAATGTTAGTATGTGGTCATACTAAAGTCAAAATGGTTAGCATGTTTTTACATGGCTGTCTATGGCACTGCAATTGAAGCGAAAGCTTTGGATCGACCTGTAAAACAAACCTTCtgttaaggcaagtcgtccaggtacCTGactcctgaggcagcaaagcatccccaaaccatgacactaccaccatcatgcttgaccgttggtatgaggtttgtcgtggcagaatcagaattctttaggtaacatttataaataagatgttttattcattttattgcatacttatgtgagatatttgtcattagaatgtcttcttttggataatactgttTGCAGTTATCCCTTTCCTGTGGGCAAAGTTACGTGGGCCCAGAGAAATGAGAGGTCTGGTTAgtcttatctgtgaatgtgtctgtaaactattcctaaaccatgtgaagggatggtgtgATAAATGGGGAACCAGAtagttggctccacaatgtctgtgtgccagtcactgtctctctgtgatcttgtccaggagggggtgtatttgatatatgctaGTGGATGAGGTTTTGTTTTTGGTCCTGAGTGGTACCAAGAGCGAGATAAGAACATAGACAAAGCTGaatgataatttatagccaatgctgtctggctatgtgtgtctttgctataaaggatctcagttgcaatgtgtaaggactctcagagaattcattgatagacactgaattgatctgagagtcacagggttgtgatggagctcatataattaaagatggactttatgataactctgacttatgtgtggtttgctctcatgatttggtaatacaggaaatttccacttcaggttcttactgtggattgcagtgttttgtttttgccAGACACAACGGGACCCATGACGTCCAAAGAAGTTATCATTTTGAATCaactgtccatagaacattcttccaagggtcttgatgatcatccaggtgcttcttggcaaacttgagtcaactgttttggacaacatgggttttggaatggcctcgtcgagttcatgcttgaaaacccacaaatgtcgctgagttacagcagttctgcaaccaagagtgggccaaaatgcCTCCACAGCGAtttgagagactgatcaacaactacaggaagcgtttggttgcagtcattgccgCTAAAGGTGGCACAGGCAGTTATtaagtgtaagggggcaattactttttcacacagggaaaTAGGGTGTTGAATAACAGAGTTTACACATGACAAAAAGTGATTATACTTAAAATAAGTGTAATTTTTGGGGGgatatttgtaaactcaggttccctttatgtaatattaggttttggttgaagatctgacaacattcagtatcaaaaatatgtcAAAATAGAGACAATCAAAaagggcaaatactttttcacagctctgtatctgttttacactttcaaatgctttttcacagctctgtatctgttttacactttcaaatgctttttcacagctctgtatctgttttacactttcaaatgctttttcacagctctgtatctgttttatactttcaaatgctttttcacagctctgtatctgttttatactttcaaatactttttcacagctctgtatctgttttatactttcaaatgctttttcacagctctgtatctgttttacactttcaaatgctttttcacagctctgtatctgttttatactttcaaatgctttttcacagctctgtatctgttttacactttcaaatactttttcacagctctgtatctgttttatactttcaaatgctttttcacagctctgtatctgttttatactttcaaatgctttttcacagctctgtatctgttttacactttcaaatgctttttcacagctctgtatctgttttatactttcaaatgctttttcacagctctgtatctgttttacactttcaaatactttttcacagctctgtatctgttttatactttcaaatgctttttcacagctctgtatctgttttatactttcaaatgctttttcacagctctgtatctgttttacactttcaaatactttttcacagctctgtatctgttttacactttcaaatactttttcacagctctgtatctgttttacactttcaaatgctttttcacagctctgtatctgttttacactttcaaatactttttcacagctctgtatctgttttacactttcaaatactttttcacgtctctgtatctgttttacactttcaaatgctttttcacagctctgtatctgttttacactttcaaatactttttcacagctctgtatctgttttacactttcaaatactttttcacgtctctgtatctgttttacactttcaaatactttttcacggctctgtatctgttttacactttcaaatactttttcacagctctgtatctgttttacactttcaaatactttttcacagctctgtatctgttttacactttcaaatactttttcacagctctgtatctgttttacactttcaaatgctttttcacagctctgtatctgttttacactttcaaatgctttttcacagctctgtatctgttttacactttcaaatactttttcacagctctgtatctgttttacactttcaaatgctttttcacagctctgtatctgttttacactttcaaatgctttttcacagctctgtatctgttttacacttttaaatactttttcacagctctgtatctgttttacactttcaaatactttttcacagctctgtatctgttttacactttcaaatgctttttcacagctctgtatctgttttacactttcaaatactttttcacagctctgtatctgtttaacactttcaaatactttttcacagctctgtatctgttttacactttcaaatactttttcacagctctgtatctgttttacactttcaaatactttttcacgtctctgtatctgttttacactttcaaatgctttttcacagctctgtatctgttttacactttcaaatgctttttcacagctctgtatctgttttacactttcaaatactttttcacagctctgtatctgttttacactttcaaatgctttttcacagctctgtatctgttttacactttcaaatgctttttcacagctctgtatctgttttacactttcaaatactttttcacagctctgtatctgttttacactttcaaatattttttcacggctctgtatctgttttacactttcaaatactttttcacagctctgtatctgttttacactttcaaatactttttcacagctctgtatctgttttacactttcaaatgctttttcacagctct
The genomic region above belongs to Oncorhynchus mykiss isolate Arlee chromosome 6, USDA_OmykA_1.1, whole genome shotgun sequence and contains:
- the LOC110506923 gene encoding guanylyl cyclase-activating protein 2-like isoform X1; the encoded protein is MLFTYAWNQHKMAIDSNLSMLYFINEDWKKKVEEYCTYIKTIADVLLLTATQNITQRGHRESDDSHNKELEVSTIQDLYRRFINECPSGSLHLHEFKRMFGVQNDNSPESQYMEGIFSAFDMNGDNTMEFIEYVAALNLVLRGRLEDKLKWSFKVFDNDDNGRLDRHELRIIIRIIYKIKKGSVSDEAGQIHLTPEEVCDRIFQKVDENGDGQITLEEFVEGAKRDPWVQKLIRLDINPSYWVHQHLSDRKLQSPKQ
- the LOC110506923 gene encoding guanylyl cyclase-activating protein 2-like isoform X2 translates to MNLGGNGVPRLLRTAKSETSPQLDLNLRVVFFTLLPFSLGFTMGQNQQAQSTSEEELEVSTIQDLYRRFINECPSGSLHLHEFKRMFGVQNDNSPESQYMEGIFSAFDMNGDNTMEFIEYVAALNLVLRGRLEDKLKWSFKVFDNDDNGRLDRHELRIIIRIIYKIKKGSVSDEAGQIHLTPEEVCDRIFQKVDENGDGQITLEEFVEGAKRDPWVQKLIRLDINPSYWVHQHLSDRKLQSPKQ